Proteins encoded by one window of Acuticoccus sp. MNP-M23:
- a CDS encoding DUF2470 domain-containing protein, protein MSDRWTKRDAARLARTLVHTAPEAALGTLAAQGGPHVSHVSSATMIDGAPVVLVSQLALHTQNIARDGRASLMFVAPLAGLDDNNARARVTLDGTLAPVPDAALARSRFLRRHPAAEMYVDFGDFAFMALAVADAHLVAGFGRITALEPGDILAPADMAAALGEVDVSACTHMDEDHADALELIATRLGGGPADGAWRSVGIDPLGIDLGAGGAVVRAEWDTPVASSGALRAALVAMTKAARG, encoded by the coding sequence ATGAGCGATCGATGGACAAAACGGGATGCTGCCCGCTTGGCGCGAACTCTCGTCCACACCGCGCCGGAAGCGGCGTTGGGCACGCTCGCGGCACAGGGCGGACCCCATGTGAGCCATGTGTCTAGCGCTACCATGATTGATGGTGCACCGGTGGTTCTGGTCTCGCAACTTGCTCTGCATACCCAGAATATTGCGCGCGATGGCCGTGCATCGCTGATGTTCGTCGCCCCGCTTGCCGGGCTCGACGACAATAACGCGCGCGCACGGGTGACGCTGGACGGCACGCTGGCGCCGGTGCCCGATGCCGCGTTGGCGCGAAGTCGCTTCCTGCGGCGGCATCCCGCAGCCGAAATGTATGTGGATTTCGGTGATTTCGCGTTCATGGCGCTGGCAGTGGCGGACGCGCACCTGGTGGCGGGGTTCGGCCGGATCACCGCGCTCGAACCGGGCGACATTCTGGCACCGGCCGACATGGCCGCCGCGCTGGGCGAAGTGGATGTTTCCGCCTGCACCCATATGGACGAGGACCATGCCGACGCGCTGGAGCTGATTGCGACACGCCTTGGCGGCGGTCCCGCGGACGGTGCGTGGCGCAGCGTCGGGATCGATCCGCTGGGGATCGACCTTGGCGCGGGCGGGGCGGTGGTGCGCGCCGAGTGGGACACCCCGGTGGCCAGCAGCGGGGCCCTTCGAGCGGCACTTGTGGCCATGACCAAGGCAGCACGCGGCTAG
- a CDS encoding response regulator transcription factor, translated as MAIIALVDDDQNILASVSIALEAEGFEVVTYNDGVSGLEGLNANPPDLAVLDIKMPRMDGLEMLRRLRQSTDMPVIFLTSKDDEIDELFGLKMGADDFVRKPFSQRLLVERIRVVLRRAQAREQAAEPETPARTLTRGHLTMDSDRHTSAWKNRPVVLTVTEFMILQALAHRPGVVKSRNALMDAAYDDHVYVDDRTIDSHIKRLRKKFKQTDDEFDMIETLYGVGYRFKEE; from the coding sequence ATGGCGATAATCGCACTCGTCGATGACGATCAGAACATCCTTGCAAGCGTTTCGATCGCGCTTGAAGCGGAGGGGTTCGAGGTGGTCACTTATAATGACGGGGTTTCGGGGCTTGAGGGTCTCAACGCCAATCCGCCGGACCTTGCGGTGCTCGACATCAAGATGCCGCGGATGGACGGGCTCGAAATGCTCCGCCGGCTACGGCAGAGCACAGATATGCCGGTGATTTTCCTCACCTCCAAGGACGACGAGATCGACGAGCTCTTCGGCCTCAAGATGGGTGCGGACGATTTCGTACGCAAACCCTTTTCCCAGCGTTTGCTGGTCGAACGCATCCGCGTGGTGCTTCGGCGTGCGCAGGCGCGCGAACAGGCGGCCGAGCCGGAAACGCCGGCCCGCACGCTGACGCGTGGCCACCTCACCATGGATTCCGACCGCCATACCTCCGCCTGGAAGAACCGGCCCGTCGTCCTCACGGTGACGGAATTCATGATTTTGCAGGCCCTGGCACACCGGCCGGGCGTGGTCAAAAGCCGCAACGCGCTGATGGACGCGGCGTATGACGACCACGTCTATGTCGATGACAGAACCATCGACAGCCACATCAAACGCCTTAGAAAGAAGTTCAAGCAAACCGACGACGAATTCGACATGATTGAGACGCTGTATGGCGTCGGATATCGTTTCAAGGAAGAATGA
- a CDS encoding HAMP domain-containing sensor histidine kinase — MNTQPIFKTPWPGVFRPPTGRLLQATTFGFSRLALQFMAVLLVGLTILLFATLKVADLRRGATDAVIRSLLVQADATAAAFHQLTPETPYFTLLPVDGRTPAAGAPAPQGGIPAPASTEIDRPGVSDVIATVLQDSIAQVRIFGADGEPIFHSELAVEQRGSPVLKAPVAPVAPAPSLIRSVWEAIAGLWLRPSLPLEPAEDAVAADLDEAVSALGGVKTVSVRADANADTLISVATPITDASGTVLAALHLRSAPGAVTGIAYRQELAIVRIFLIAGLIAIVVSIVLAATVTMPIRRLARAADRIRSGGVSAPIPELSDGGEIGELSRVLHDMTVALYTRIDSIEAFADEVAHELKNPLTSLRSAAETLPRVTAEASRLKLLDVIEHDVRRIDRLITDIADASKLDAELNRHGYARYELIELIEGVVTTQAELGREQGKSVEFVVRGTKSTDGFVVVGNDGRLAQVFTNLVDNARSFTPDNGRVVVTAQRFANFIEVVVDDEGPGIAEDSLERIFERFYTDRSEQRSFGNNSGLGLAISRQIIEAHNGEIFAENRYRTTLGPARDVAGARFTVRLPVTA, encoded by the coding sequence GTGAACACACAGCCGATCTTCAAGACGCCATGGCCCGGCGTTTTCCGTCCGCCCACCGGCCGGCTGTTGCAGGCCACCACCTTCGGCTTCTCGCGGCTGGCGCTCCAGTTCATGGCAGTGCTTCTGGTCGGGCTGACAATCCTGCTGTTCGCCACGCTCAAGGTCGCCGACCTCCGGCGCGGTGCGACCGACGCTGTGATCCGCAGCCTTCTGGTCCAGGCGGACGCAACCGCCGCCGCCTTCCACCAGCTCACGCCGGAAACGCCGTACTTCACCCTTTTGCCGGTGGACGGCCGCACCCCCGCCGCCGGCGCGCCGGCACCACAGGGCGGCATCCCGGCGCCGGCCTCGACGGAGATCGACCGGCCTGGCGTCAGTGACGTGATTGCGACCGTGTTGCAGGACTCGATTGCTCAGGTCCGCATCTTCGGCGCCGATGGCGAGCCGATCTTCCACAGTGAGCTTGCCGTCGAGCAGCGTGGCAGCCCGGTGCTGAAAGCCCCCGTAGCCCCCGTAGCCCCCGCCCCAAGCCTGATCCGCTCGGTCTGGGAGGCGATTGCCGGGCTCTGGCTGCGGCCTTCGCTGCCGCTGGAACCGGCCGAAGACGCCGTTGCCGCTGACCTCGACGAAGCCGTCTCCGCCCTCGGCGGCGTCAAGACAGTCAGCGTCCGTGCCGATGCGAATGCCGACACGCTCATCTCGGTTGCAACGCCCATCACCGATGCGTCGGGCACCGTGCTGGCGGCGCTGCATCTGCGCAGTGCGCCGGGGGCAGTAACCGGGATCGCCTATCGCCAGGAACTTGCCATCGTGCGCATCTTCCTCATCGCCGGGCTGATTGCCATTGTCGTCTCCATCGTTCTGGCGGCCACCGTCACCATGCCGATCCGCCGCCTTGCTCGCGCAGCGGACCGGATCCGCAGCGGCGGAGTCTCCGCGCCCATCCCGGAGCTGTCCGATGGTGGCGAGATCGGCGAGCTGTCCCGCGTCCTGCACGACATGACGGTGGCGCTCTACACGCGCATCGATTCCATCGAAGCCTTTGCCGACGAGGTGGCGCACGAGCTCAAGAACCCGCTCACCTCCCTGCGCAGCGCCGCTGAAACGCTGCCGCGCGTCACGGCGGAAGCATCGCGCCTTAAGCTCCTCGACGTGATCGAGCACGATGTGCGCCGCATCGACCGGCTGATCACCGACATTGCCGACGCCTCCAAGCTCGACGCGGAGCTGAACCGTCACGGTTATGCCCGCTACGAGCTGATCGAGCTGATTGAGGGGGTGGTCACGACCCAGGCCGAGCTTGGCCGCGAGCAGGGCAAGAGCGTGGAATTTGTGGTGCGCGGCACCAAGAGCACCGACGGGTTTGTGGTCGTCGGCAACGACGGCCGTCTTGCGCAGGTGTTCACCAACCTCGTCGACAATGCGCGCTCGTTCACGCCGGACAATGGCCGCGTGGTGGTCACCGCCCAGCGCTTTGCCAACTTCATCGAAGTGGTTGTGGACGACGAGGGCCCCGGCATTGCCGAAGACAGCTTGGAGCGGATCTTCGAGCGTTTTTACACAGACCGTTCCGAACAGCGCTCCTTCGGCAACAACTCGGGGCTGGGCCTCGCAATTTCGCGCCAGATCATCGAAGCGCACAATGGCGAGATCTTCGCAGAAAACCGCTACCGCACGACGCTTGGTCCGGCGCGCGACGTCGCCGGTGCAAGGTTTACCGTGCGCCTGCCCGTGACCGCGTGA
- a CDS encoding HPr kinase/phosphatase C-terminal domain-containing protein, whose amino-acid sequence MSATIHAGAVALGPWGVLVRGAPGAGKTALALALIARWHASGHYAALVADDRVDLRASNGRLVARPAEALRGLAEIRGYGIAAIPYLPAVRLTHVADLEDAPERMPDPSRVPLRGAHLPRICLFARQPEAGATALWTLLQPSGS is encoded by the coding sequence GTGAGCGCCACCATCCATGCCGGTGCCGTCGCGCTCGGGCCGTGGGGCGTGCTCGTCCGCGGCGCACCCGGCGCCGGAAAGACCGCGCTGGCGCTGGCACTCATCGCAAGGTGGCACGCCAGCGGGCACTACGCCGCACTGGTGGCCGACGACCGGGTCGATCTGCGCGCGTCGAACGGGAGGCTTGTCGCGCGTCCTGCCGAGGCGCTGCGTGGTCTCGCCGAAATCCGCGGCTACGGCATTGCCGCAATACCGTACCTGCCCGCCGTGCGCCTCACCCATGTGGCCGACCTCGAAGACGCGCCGGAACGGATGCCGGACCCTTCCCGTGTTCCCCTGCGCGGTGCACACCTGCCGCGGATCTGCCTGTTCGCACGGCAGCCGGAGGCCGGTGCAACCGCATTGTGGACGCTCCTGCAACCCTCCGGTTCTTGA
- a CDS encoding PTS sugar transporter subunit IIA, whose product MIGLVLVTHGRLAQELRAALEHVVGPQDAVEPISIEPDDDIEQRRADILAAVNRVDSGKGVVILTDMFGGTPSNLAISVMSTNIEVIAGVNLPMLVKLSSARTGMTLPEAVNAGRDAGIKYISIASHVLAGS is encoded by the coding sequence GTGATTGGACTGGTTCTCGTCACCCACGGCCGCCTGGCCCAGGAGCTGCGGGCGGCGCTGGAACATGTGGTGGGGCCGCAGGATGCGGTGGAGCCGATATCCATCGAGCCGGACGACGACATCGAACAGCGGCGCGCGGATATTCTCGCCGCGGTCAACCGCGTGGACAGTGGCAAGGGAGTCGTGATCCTGACCGACATGTTCGGCGGCACGCCCTCCAATCTTGCCATCTCGGTGATGTCGACCAATATTGAGGTGATTGCCGGCGTGAATCTGCCGATGCTGGTGAAATTGTCGTCCGCCCGAACCGGGATGACGCTGCCTGAGGCCGTCAACGCCGGACGGGACGCCGGTATCAAATACATCAGTATTGCCAGCCATGTCCTCGCCGGAAGCTGA
- a CDS encoding HPr family phosphocarrier protein, translating into MSSPEAEDDQAQRLLLTMVNRRGLHARAAAKFVNTVEFFQSEVEVTKDGQSVSGRSIMGLLMLAATLGSTVEVTVEGTDARPAADAIAALVNDGFGERD; encoded by the coding sequence ATGTCCTCGCCGGAAGCTGAAGACGACCAGGCGCAGCGCCTGCTCCTGACAATGGTGAACCGCCGGGGCCTGCATGCGCGGGCCGCGGCAAAATTCGTCAACACGGTGGAGTTCTTCCAGTCCGAGGTAGAGGTGACCAAGGACGGTCAGTCCGTCAGCGGACGATCCATCATGGGATTGTTGATGCTTGCGGCGACGTTGGGCAGTACGGTGGAAGTGACGGTGGAAGGCACCGATGCGCGACCCGCTGCAGATGCCATCGCGGCACTGGTCAATGACGGCTTCGGTGAACGTGACTGA
- a CDS encoding bifunctional diguanylate cyclase/phosphodiesterase — translation MAADPSDDPFLELSAAACNLLADSLGVRYCGVLALEDEVVHAGSSEFLRLPQTLREETVHAVCEAVAANQFDENEAQSSALISAPVTSQLGDAAQAIFFPETETVVFAVPAPGKTMPLSAFRRAAVSALPIIYRLGDMRAERQRLLAEHALLSHVQALAKIGGWEQVIGTGRLAWSEEVYAIHGLDPGGEVTLERILELYPSPAREKLTLEMERAAAEGGAFDLTTPIDTPGGERRVVRTVGRTSNERTGRKLFGITQDVTKQLNTERRLWWAANHDPVTGLPNRLLFEDRIAVSVRKAKREERTFALVLVEISDFARLTEHSGYTMPDKNMMEVASRLTSILRESDTIARVSINEFALIVSGATENDRLEPIISRLKEQFDEMRREGAGKNDIVMSAGVAFFPAHASGPEELTRAAEMALSRAKRKLDEPVIVFDRKIADDTAKRRATILVQARESLAKREFVPYYQPQIDMETNAVVGVEALVRWQTPDMVLDAKDFAYALDDHEVGSRVGRAMLDAVIADISKLRATTDRPFRVSVNASRTEVLRNDFLDTFLEKTRDGNLKPSDFIIEITEDVIIGVDDKSLHDKISYLVSSGVEFSLDDFGTGYASLIHITSFPVKEIKIDKQFVFGIESDRRKRAIVKGILQMGQSMGLNVIAEGVETSEQQEVLRDIGCRYAQGYLYSFPLPFTQFAAMLEQPE, via the coding sequence GTGGCTGCGGATCCATCGGACGACCCATTTCTCGAACTCTCCGCAGCGGCCTGCAATCTGCTCGCCGACAGCCTCGGTGTGCGCTATTGCGGCGTGCTCGCGCTGGAAGATGAGGTGGTCCACGCCGGGTCGAGCGAATTCCTGCGCCTGCCGCAAACCCTGCGCGAAGAAACCGTCCACGCGGTGTGCGAGGCCGTGGCCGCCAACCAGTTCGACGAGAATGAAGCCCAGTCCAGCGCACTGATCTCGGCGCCCGTGACCAGCCAGCTCGGCGACGCCGCGCAGGCCATCTTTTTTCCCGAAACCGAAACCGTCGTGTTTGCGGTGCCCGCCCCCGGCAAGACGATGCCGCTGTCCGCCTTCCGGCGGGCCGCGGTTTCCGCCCTCCCCATCATCTACCGTCTCGGCGACATGCGCGCCGAACGGCAGCGCCTTCTCGCCGAGCACGCGCTTCTGTCCCATGTGCAGGCCCTCGCCAAGATCGGCGGCTGGGAGCAGGTCATCGGCACCGGCCGGCTTGCCTGGTCCGAAGAGGTCTATGCAATCCACGGGCTGGACCCCGGCGGCGAGGTCACGCTGGAGCGCATTCTGGAGCTCTACCCCTCCCCCGCCCGTGAAAAGCTGACGCTGGAAATGGAGCGCGCCGCTGCCGAAGGCGGGGCATTCGACCTCACCACCCCCATCGACACGCCAGGTGGTGAGCGCCGCGTGGTCCGCACGGTCGGCCGCACGTCCAACGAGCGGACGGGCCGCAAGCTTTTCGGCATCACCCAGGATGTGACCAAGCAGCTCAACACCGAACGGCGGCTGTGGTGGGCGGCCAACCACGACCCGGTGACGGGCCTGCCCAACCGCCTCCTGTTCGAGGACCGGATTGCGGTCTCCGTACGCAAGGCCAAGCGCGAGGAACGGACCTTCGCGCTCGTGCTGGTGGAGATTTCCGACTTTGCGCGCCTGACCGAGCATTCCGGCTACACCATGCCGGACAAGAACATGATGGAGGTTGCCTCCCGGCTGACGTCGATCCTGCGCGAGAGCGACACCATCGCCCGCGTCTCCATCAACGAATTTGCGTTGATCGTGTCCGGCGCCACGGAGAACGACAGGCTGGAACCCATCATCTCGCGGCTGAAAGAGCAGTTCGACGAAATGCGCCGCGAAGGGGCCGGCAAGAACGACATCGTCATGAGCGCCGGCGTCGCCTTCTTCCCCGCCCACGCCAGCGGCCCCGAAGAGCTGACCCGCGCTGCGGAAATGGCGTTGTCCCGCGCCAAGCGGAAGCTCGACGAGCCGGTGATCGTGTTCGACCGCAAGATCGCCGACGACACCGCAAAGCGCCGGGCCACAATTCTGGTGCAGGCGCGCGAAAGCCTCGCGAAGCGCGAATTCGTGCCCTATTACCAGCCGCAGATCGACATGGAGACCAACGCCGTCGTCGGTGTCGAGGCGCTGGTGCGCTGGCAGACGCCCGACATGGTGCTGGACGCGAAGGATTTCGCCTACGCGCTCGACGACCACGAGGTCGGCAGCCGCGTCGGCCGCGCCATGCTGGACGCCGTCATTGCCGACATCTCCAAGCTGCGCGCCACCACCGACCGGCCGTTCCGTGTCTCCGTCAACGCCTCACGCACGGAGGTCCTGCGCAACGACTTTCTGGACACGTTTCTGGAGAAGACCCGCGACGGCAACCTCAAGCCGAGCGACTTCATCATCGAGATCACCGAGGACGTCATCATCGGCGTCGACGACAAGTCGCTGCACGACAAGATCTCGTATCTCGTCTCCTCCGGCGTCGAATTCAGCCTCGACGATTTTGGCACCGGGTACGCGTCGCTGATCCACATCACCAGCTTTCCGGTGAAGGAGATCAAGATCGACAAGCAGTTCGTCTTCGGAATCGAGAGCGACCGGCGCAAACGCGCCATCGTCAAGGGTATCCTGCAGATGGGCCAGTCGATGGGTCTCAACGTCATTGCCGAAGGCGTCGAGACCTCCGAACAGCAGGAGGTGCTGCGCGACATCGGCTGCCGGTATGCGCAAGGCTACCTCTACTCGTTCCCGCTGCCCTTCACCCAGTTTGCCGCAATGCTCGAACAGCCCGAATAA
- a CDS encoding AMP-binding protein, which yields MDETGLNRCSANAAPLSPLAFLARTAAVFPEQPAIIHGDRTSTWGEVDGRVRQLAAGLLSHGIARGDVVAILAPNTPAFVEANFAIPMAGAVMLTLNTRLDADTLAYCLTHSECRLVLCDRELLPRLADALALMDERPRVARIDDALAPETEGPSDLNYEDLFAAEALTEVPTFDEWDSFSLSYTSGTTGRPKGVVYSHKGVATTAISNALDWVLPHFPVYLWTLPMFHCNGWCFPYTIAMAAGVNVCLRAVSADAVADAFQRHGVTHFCGAPIVMQMAIEGATRAGFRADPPVRMMVAAAPPPASVIAKAEGVGIDVTHVYGLTEVYGPCVVSAWKPAWDDKPLEDRARLKARQGVAYTLQESLTVKDPDTMAETPFDGETIGEIMIRGNIVMKGYLKDPDATERAFEGGWFHTGDLAVRHPDGYVEIKDRAKDIIISGGENISSIEVETALYAHPAVSAAAVVAMPHEKWGETPCAFVELLDGEGADEAALIAWCRQKIAAYKLPGRVVFEPLPKTTTGKVQKFALRQRAREIAGG from the coding sequence ATGGACGAAACCGGCCTCAACCGCTGCAGCGCCAACGCAGCGCCCCTTTCCCCGCTCGCCTTTCTCGCCCGGACAGCCGCGGTATTCCCCGAGCAGCCCGCAATCATCCACGGCGACAGGACATCCACATGGGGCGAGGTGGACGGGCGCGTGCGGCAGCTGGCAGCCGGGCTCCTGTCCCACGGCATCGCGCGCGGCGACGTTGTGGCCATCCTTGCCCCCAATACGCCCGCCTTCGTGGAGGCCAACTTCGCCATCCCGATGGCCGGCGCGGTGATGCTGACGCTCAACACCCGCCTCGATGCCGACACGCTGGCCTACTGCCTCACCCACTCCGAGTGCCGGCTCGTCCTGTGCGATCGCGAACTCCTGCCGCGGCTGGCCGACGCGCTGGCCCTGATGGACGAGCGCCCCCGCGTCGCCCGGATCGACGATGCCCTCGCACCGGAAACCGAAGGCCCGTCCGATCTCAACTACGAGGACCTCTTCGCCGCCGAGGCGCTGACCGAAGTGCCGACATTCGACGAGTGGGATTCGTTCTCGCTGTCCTACACCTCCGGCACCACGGGGCGGCCGAAGGGCGTCGTCTACTCCCACAAGGGTGTTGCCACCACGGCAATCTCCAATGCGCTGGACTGGGTGCTGCCGCACTTCCCGGTCTACCTGTGGACGCTGCCGATGTTCCACTGCAACGGCTGGTGCTTTCCCTACACCATCGCCATGGCGGCGGGCGTCAACGTCTGCCTGCGCGCGGTCTCCGCCGATGCGGTGGCGGACGCATTTCAGCGGCACGGCGTTACCCACTTCTGCGGCGCGCCCATCGTCATGCAGATGGCCATCGAGGGCGCAACGCGCGCCGGCTTCAGGGCTGACCCGCCGGTCCGCATGATGGTCGCCGCCGCTCCGCCGCCCGCCTCCGTCATCGCGAAGGCGGAGGGCGTCGGCATCGACGTCACCCACGTCTATGGCCTCACGGAAGTCTACGGCCCCTGTGTCGTCTCCGCCTGGAAGCCGGCGTGGGACGACAAGCCGCTTGAGGATCGCGCCCGTCTCAAGGCCCGTCAGGGCGTCGCCTACACGCTGCAGGAGAGCCTCACGGTCAAAGACCCGGACACGATGGCCGAAACCCCGTTCGACGGGGAGACGATTGGCGAGATCATGATCCGCGGCAACATCGTGATGAAGGGCTACCTGAAGGACCCGGACGCGACCGAGAGGGCGTTTGAAGGGGGCTGGTTCCACACCGGCGACCTCGCGGTGCGGCACCCGGACGGCTACGTCGAGATCAAGGATCGCGCCAAGGACATCATCATCTCGGGCGGCGAGAATATTTCGTCGATCGAGGTGGAGACGGCGCTTTATGCGCACCCCGCCGTCAGTGCAGCGGCGGTGGTGGCGATGCCCCACGAGAAATGGGGCGAGACTCCGTGCGCATTCGTGGAGCTGCTGGACGGCGAAGGTGCCGACGAGGCAGCCCTGATCGCATGGTGCCGGCAGAAGATTGCCGCCTACAAGCTGCCTGGCCGGGTGGTGTTCGAGCCCTTGCCGAAAACCACCACCGGCAAGGTGCAGAAATTTGCGCTGCGCCAGCGCGCCCGCGAGATCGCGGGCGGCTGA
- a CDS encoding DUF2312 domain-containing protein — protein MVNGGVAGDQLRAFVERIERLEEEKKALADDIKDVYAEAKGNGFDVKILRKVVSLRKQETNERLEQEAVLDLYLAALGMKFSEDEQRAAAA, from the coding sequence ATGGTGAATGGCGGAGTGGCCGGCGATCAGCTGCGCGCATTCGTTGAGCGCATCGAGCGCCTCGAGGAAGAGAAGAAGGCGCTCGCGGACGACATCAAGGATGTCTACGCCGAAGCCAAGGGCAACGGGTTCGACGTGAAGATCCTTCGCAAGGTGGTCAGCCTGCGCAAGCAGGAGACCAACGAACGGCTGGAGCAGGAAGCGGTCCTCGACCTCTACCTCGCTGCCCTGGGCATGAAATTTTCCGAAGACGAGCAGCGCGCCGCCGCAGCCTGA
- a CDS encoding DUF1036 domain-containing protein, translating into MNEKKDGSQQMYRTVRQFTLPALAVLVAAAALSSTAGTARAELRLCNKTPVQVGIAIGYKDQQDWVSEGWWNVDAESCQVVVDGPLPSRFYYLYALDYEEGGAWGGTAFMCTHDKEFTIEGTSDCVARGFERRGFVEVDTGDKLSWTVQLTERPKAGIGGQ; encoded by the coding sequence ATGAACGAAAAAAAGGACGGCTCGCAGCAGATGTATCGAACGGTTCGCCAATTCACGCTACCGGCTCTTGCCGTGCTTGTGGCCGCCGCCGCTCTGTCTTCCACCGCAGGCACCGCAAGGGCCGAACTTCGCCTCTGCAACAAGACTCCCGTCCAGGTTGGCATCGCGATCGGCTACAAGGACCAGCAGGACTGGGTGAGCGAAGGCTGGTGGAACGTGGACGCAGAGTCCTGCCAGGTCGTCGTGGATGGCCCCCTGCCCTCGCGCTTCTACTACCTCTACGCACTGGACTATGAAGAAGGTGGCGCCTGGGGCGGCACGGCCTTCATGTGCACTCACGACAAGGAATTCACCATCGAAGGCACCAGCGATTGCGTGGCCCGCGGCTTCGAGCGGCGCGGCTTCGTGGAGGTCGACACAGGTGACAAGCTGTCCTGGACCGTGCAGCTGACAGAGCGCCCGAAAGCGGGCATCGGCGGACAATGA
- the pyk gene encoding pyruvate kinase has protein sequence MIRARRVRIVATLGPASSTRERIKELHAAGADVFRINMSHADHPLMRELVGFIRDVEREIGSPITILADLQGPKLRVGKFENDKVELVNGARFVFDSDTTPGTVDRVHLPHPEILRALKPGHRLLLDDGKISLKITEVHEDRAEATVIQGGPLSNRKGVSCPDTLLPVGALTPKDRSDLDAVLDADVDWVALSFIQRPEDLAEVRKVARGRAALLSKIEKPQAIERLDEIIEMSDALMVARGDLGVEMPLESVPGLQKRITRAARRAGKPVVVATQMLESMISSPVPTRAEVSDVATAVFEGADAVMLSAESAAGDFPVEAVATMDRVAQQVEKDANYEGILLAQRTEPESTGADALAAAARQIAETLNVAATVCYTTSGGTALRVSRERPQKPILVLSPRAKTARRLGIAWGLHNVVVDETTNLEQLIALAGATMVNEGLGKTGERIVVIAGLPLHTPGVTNFLQLAFVRSQDER, from the coding sequence ATGATTCGAGCCCGCAGGGTTCGGATCGTCGCAACGCTCGGTCCCGCCTCCTCCACCCGGGAGCGCATCAAGGAACTGCACGCCGCCGGTGCAGACGTTTTCCGCATCAACATGAGCCACGCCGATCACCCGCTCATGCGTGAGCTGGTCGGCTTCATTCGCGACGTCGAGCGCGAAATCGGCAGCCCCATCACCATCCTTGCGGACCTTCAGGGTCCCAAGCTGCGGGTCGGCAAGTTCGAGAACGACAAGGTGGAGCTGGTCAACGGCGCCCGTTTCGTCTTCGATTCCGACACCACGCCCGGCACGGTGGACCGCGTTCACCTCCCCCACCCCGAAATTCTCCGCGCGCTGAAACCCGGCCACCGCCTGCTGCTCGACGACGGCAAGATCTCCCTCAAGATTACCGAAGTGCACGAGGACCGCGCCGAGGCCACGGTGATCCAGGGCGGCCCGCTGTCCAACCGCAAGGGCGTGTCCTGCCCGGACACGCTGCTGCCGGTCGGCGCGCTCACCCCCAAGGACCGCAGCGACCTCGACGCCGTGCTCGACGCCGATGTGGACTGGGTCGCGCTCTCCTTCATCCAGCGCCCCGAAGACCTTGCGGAAGTGCGCAAGGTCGCCCGCGGCCGTGCGGCGCTGCTGTCGAAGATCGAGAAACCCCAGGCCATCGAGCGGCTGGACGAAATCATCGAGATGTCTGACGCGCTGATGGTCGCCCGCGGCGATCTCGGCGTGGAAATGCCGCTTGAGTCCGTGCCCGGTCTGCAAAAGCGGATCACCCGTGCCGCCCGCCGCGCCGGCAAGCCCGTGGTGGTCGCCACGCAGATGCTGGAAAGCATGATCAGTTCTCCGGTGCCCACCCGCGCCGAGGTGTCCGATGTGGCCACCGCCGTCTTCGAGGGCGCGGACGCGGTCATGCTGTCCGCTGAATCCGCTGCCGGAGACTTCCCGGTCGAGGCCGTCGCCACAATGGACCGCGTTGCGCAGCAGGTGGAGAAGGATGCCAACTACGAAGGTATTCTCCTCGCCCAGCGCACCGAACCTGAGTCCACCGGCGCCGACGCGCTCGCCGCAGCCGCCCGCCAGATTGCCGAAACGCTGAACGTGGCCGCCACGGTCTGCTACACCACCAGCGGCGGCACGGCGCTGCGTGTGTCGCGCGAGCGGCCGCAAAAGCCCATCCTGGTGCTGAGCCCCCGCGCCAAGACTGCGCGCCGTCTCGGCATCGCCTGGGGCCTCCACAACGTCGTCGTCGACGAGACGACCAACCTGGAACAGCTGATCGCCCTTGCCGGCGCCACAATGGTCAACGAGGGTCTCGGCAAGACCGGTGAGCGGATCGTGGTCATCGCCGGCCTGCCGCTGCACACGCCGGGGGTCACCAACTTCCTCCAGCTCGCGTTTGTCCGCTCGCAGGATGAGCGCTAG